CCCGAAATAAAAAGGCCGTCCCGGGAATCGGGACAGCCCAAATCTTCCACAACCCCGGCTCTAGCGCACGCCGGACGGCAGACTGATGTCCACGATTTCGCCCGGCATCAAGGCCAGTCCTTTGGGCAGGGTGATGATCATCGGCAGACCATATTCCATGACCCCGTTCTGCACGGCCATGGGAAGGATGGCCGGATTGATGGGCTCCAACTGGGTGCCCACTTTCATCACCTTGGCCTGCGCCAGGGCACGTCCTTGGGAGCGGCTGCGCACTTCCACCATGTCACCCACCTTGGGTTTGACGTTCAACGGCTGGCGCACATAGGCCACGATGCGCTCGGCCTCCATGCTGCTGATCATCACAATGACATCCCCACGCACCACCCGCTCGCCCTTGCGTTTGTACACCGCGCTGACCACGCCGGACATGGGGGCTTTGATCACCAGCGGGGCCGAGAGGGCCTTGATTTCCTCCTGCTTGGCTTCAATCGCCCGGGCAATGGCCCGATTGGCTTCGTCTCCTTCGCCCGTGCGCACCCCTTTCTCCAGCTTGGCCACGTTCTGTTCCATGGCCTGAATCAGTCTTTCCAGTTCCGCCACCTTCCCGCGCAGGGACTCCGCCGTGGCCTTGGCCAGGTCATAATCCGCCTGGGAGGTCACATTATTCAACAAATTGGAATGGGCGCGTTGGAGCTGGGCTTCCGCATACACCAGTTGGGCCCGGTCATTGGCCAGCTCAATTTTGCGCTGCCAGATGTTGTGCCGCAAACTCTCCAGGTTTTCCTGGAAACGGTAGGTGCCCTGCCGCAGCCGCTCCTCCAAAATCGTCAAATCCGCCATCATGGAGTTGATGCTGGCCTTGACCGTCTCATCCTCCATGACGCTAATCACGGCAATCGGATCGCCCTTTTCCACCCGGGACAGCAAATCCACGCTCAGCTCCTGGATCTCGCCCGGTTCCGTCGCGGTGATGCTCGAACGAATGGCCTCCACCTCCCCGACAATGCTGGGCGGCGCCACGTGCCGGTTCCAGAGGTTGACAGAAAATACCAGAACGCACAGGAAAACAATGATCGGCAGATAACCATGCCGGAACTCCCGCCAGTAATGTGACGGGGGACTCGGAATCTTCGGTAATGCGGTCATCGGTATTCCTTCCACTAGATTTCAGACTCGTCTTCAGCCTTCATGCTCGTCACCCGGGAAACCCCCTCCATGGCCTTCAATTCGGTCAGAAGGTCCTGTTCCCGTTCGGGATTCCGCAGCAACAGGCGATAACTTAAATCGGCGCCCTCATAGCCTTCACTGGTCCGCTGGCTGGCGCAGTGAGTCACCCGGCTGTGCCGGTCCAACAGGCGCTTCAACTCCGGCAGCTCCTTCAAAGACCGCGCCCAATGCAGGTTGACGATGATGTCGTAGCGGTGCCGCGCGCCAAACATGGTCAGGCTCAAATACAACAAGACCACTGACACCATCACACACGTGATGACCGCCGCCGGAAAACGATGGGTGCCGCACGCCATCCCCACCACAATCCCGGCCAGAATGTAAGTGGTATCAAGAGTATCCCGCAGAATGTTGCGGAATCGCACGATGGCAAATACCGCCATCAACCCAAACGCCGTCACCAGGTTGTTGGACAGGACCATCATCACCGACGTGACGATCATCGGCAGCACGATCATGGCGTTGACGAACGTCCGGGAATAGGAAAGCCCCGAGTGCGTGGCCATATACGTCCACGCGATGACATGACCGCCCAGAAAGGCCAGACACAGCGCCAGTATCATCACTGGCAAATCCATTGGCTGCGCGGCGTAATCACCGCGTAAAAACGTCTCTAGCATATGCCAAACAGAAGTCTATTTTTCACCGAATTGTAACTTTTCCAAGACTTTTTTTCAAATCAAATCCCGCCCCGGCGGGTTACATCGGACCATTTTGGTTGTCGGAGGCCTTTGGAGGGACAATGCCACGTCCAAACGCACCCGCGTATAATCCTTCTTTTTTAAGCAATTTAAGTGCCAATTTGGCCCTTCTCTCCCTAAAATCAACGGTTGGGGCTTTTCCGCACCGCCCAGCCGCCAGCCAAGGCATCCCCCACACCCCGAATTCCTGCGGGGAAAGGGTTGCTTTGGCACATTTTGCGTGATTTTCACCCTCCCCCCCTTACTCCGCGTAGCCGTGGGGGTGCCGTTGGTGCCAACTCCACGCCGAGCGCACAATTTGTTCCAAATGCGGGTATTTGGGTGACCACCCCAGCTCCCGTCGGGCTTTCTCGGCTGCCGCCACCAGCCGCGGTGGATCCCCCGGGCGGCGCGGCTTTTCCACCGCCCGAATGGGCCTGCCCGTCACCTGCTCGCAAGTCTGAATAACCTGCCGGACGGAATAACCATCCCCGTTGCCTAAATTGAAGAAACCAGCCTTGCCGGGTTGCAGGGCCAGTATATGGGCCTCGGCCAAGTCAATCACATGGATGTAATCCCGGATGCAGGTGCCGTCGGGAGTGGGGTAATCGGTGCCGTAAATCTCGCAACAATCCCGCTGGCCCAGCGCCACTTTCAAAACATTGGGGATCAGGTGGGTCTCAATGCGATGATGCTCCCCAAACCGCTCGCTGGCCCCCGCCGCGTTAAAATACCGAAAAGCCGCAAACTCCAGCCCGTGGATTTGCTGATACCATTGTAATATCTTCTCAAACATCAGCTTGCTCTCGCCGTAAGGATTTACCGGGCGTTGCGGCAAATCCTCGGTCATCGGCAGACGCTCCGGCACGCCATAGGTGGCGCAAGTGGAGCTGAAAATGAACTTCCGGACCCCCCCGGCCACGGCCGCATCCAGAAGATTAAGCCCGGCGGCCACGTTGTTGCGGAAATATTTGGAGGGATTGGCCATGGACTCCCCCACTAGCGCATTGGCGGCAAAATGAAGGATGGCCTCCGGCCGCGCCCGGGTCACGAGCTCCATGATGGCCTCGCGATCCACCAAATCCCCCACCACCAGGGCCGCCCGTTCATCCACCGCGCCGCGATGGCCTTCAGAGAGATTGTCAAAAACCGTCACCCGATGCCCCGCGTTGAGCAGTTGCTCCACACACACACTGCCGATGTAACCCGCGCCACCTGTCACCAAAACATTCATAAGCCCCCAAGCATAGTTAATTGCCTGTCCGGCGCTCAATAAAAAATCCGCCTCGCATGGCCAGCCGTCTGGCGGCATCCGAGGAATTATGATGCCTTCCACGGCAGGCCAAAAATCAGGGCTTCGCAAATCTCATCCAAATTTTAGAAGGTCATCTCTGTGCCCATTCCTTAACTTCTTCCCCAAGGCAATTACCCGCTCGCCGAAACAGGCGCTCCCACGGCCCAAATGCCGTCAACGGAGGCAGGAGAGATCAGCATGAGCCTTGCAAGATTTATGTATTCGTCATCCAGCTTGGGCCTCGCTATATTGGCAACAGCAAGCCTTTGCGCGCAATGAATAACCACACTGACCTTGAGGTTCAGGATCTTCCAGCACTATGAATAGCATGACGCCCTTTGCCCAAGCCTCGTCCCGCCTGGCCATGCCCCGCCGCGATTTTCTGCTTCACGCGGCGACGCTGACGACGGCCACCAGTTTGCTGGGTCTGGCGCCCGGCACTGCAGCCGCAAATGCTCCCTCCTCCACGGCGCAACGCGCCCAACACGAAAAGATCCTCGCCCAACTTGAGGCCGAGGATGAAAGCATGTTTCTGGTGAATCGCGCAGAAACCGCCGTCGCCCATTTCTTGGCGCATCTTCGCGGGGCACGCGAAATTTTGGAAATTGGCACCGCCCATGGTTACTGGACCTACTGGCTGGCGCTGGCCGCGCAGGCCCGCGGCGGACGGGTGACCACCATCGAAATTGTGCCCGAACGCCGCGCCCGGGCGCTCCAACACCTGCAGGCCTTGGGCGTCTCGCACCGGGTCACCAGTCTGGAGGGTGATGCCCACACCCTCGTGACCACGTTGAAAAAGTCCTACGACTTCATATTTTTGAATGCCGACAAATCCGGTTACCTGGACTACTGGCGCAAACTGTATCCGAGCAAACTGAAGCCCGGTGGTCTGGTGCTCGCCTATAACTACAGCGCACGGCTGGAGCCAATGAAAGATTTCGTGGAAGCCGTCCAGGCCACCCCCAAGGTGGTCACCGCCATCTTTCATGCCGTGCCGGACGATGTCTTTTTTGCGGCGGTGGACTTGCGCTAAACCGATCATGCCAGCTTCAGTCAGTTCACCGCGCGATCCGTGGAGGTATGCATGTCCTGCGCCGACCTCCAAGCGGCCGGGCTTGGGAAAATCTCCGCGCCTGCCCGCCAGCGTGCTTCTTTCTGCGCTCTGGCTACTGGTATTTCATAGCCTGTGCTGGGTAATGCTTCTTGGCGTCCCCTCCCTGTCAGCCGCCCTCCATGCGGTGGGGCCGGGCCAGACGCACAGCAACCTGCAAAGCGTCGCTCCTCTGCTCAAGGCGGGTGATGTGGTGGAAGTCGCGGGCAACGCCATTTATCCTGGAGATGTGCGCCTCCAGGCCAGCGGCAACGCCACCCAGCCCATTGTCATCCGCGGCCGCCCGGTGGACGGACGCCGCCCAATCTTAGCCGGCGTGCAGGGCACAGAAGCCGCCGTGATCCGCATCACCGGCGACTATTACGTCCTGGAAGATCTGGAAATCACCGGCGGCGGCGATACCAACGCCACCCGCGGCATTCGCAATGTGGGTCACGGCACCCTCTTGCGCCGCGTGGCGGTGTATGACGTGGCCGGCCACGGCATTCTTAATTCCGACGCCGCCGGTTCACTCACTTTAAGCCACGTTACCGTGGCCCGCTGTGGTCAAGGCGAGTTGTTTCATCAAATCTATGTCGGCATGGATGCGGCCAAATACCCTGACGCCGTGTTTCGCATGGAGTTCTGCCACGTTTATGACGGGCGCGGCGGTAATAACGTGAAATCCCGCGCCCGGCGCACCGAACTTTTCTATAACTGGCTCGAAGGGGCATGGGGGCGGGAGCTGGAATTATTGGGACCCGACCGCCACGGTCAACCCGCTTCCCAGGGGCCGTTGATTCGCTGCGATGCGGTGGTGGTGGGAAATGTTCTGCACAAATCCCGGGGCATTCTGGCCTCGGCTGTGCGGGTGGGCGGCGATGGCAGCGGCACCAGTCACGGCCGCGCCCAATTCATTCACAACACCATCCTGATGACGCCCAAGGCTGCCGCGGCCGGGGTGTTCAAGCTGCAGGATGCCTTGGAGGCGCTGGAAGTTTATCACTCTGTTTTCTACGCGGAGGGCCGCTCTCTCCGGCTTCTGTACGATCCCGGCCTCCAGTACCGCTCGACCGGAGCGCACAACTGGGTGCCCCGCGGCTCCACTCACCTGCCGCGCGCGTGGCAGAACACTCATACCGGCACCGATCCCGGCTTCGTGCAGCCGGCAGAGCAAAACTGGCGCCCCCTGCCTGGCAGCCCGCTGGTCCGTCAGGCCGCGCCGCTGGAGGTCTCGCTGCCCCGCCCGTTGTTTGAGCCGGCGCGGCTGGGTTTGGCCGGTGAGACCCCGTTTCGCCAGCGGCCAGCGCAGGGCCCTTTGGCCCTCGGGGCCTTTGACCCCTGAACTCCCGCTTCAACGCTCCCGCCCGGGTGATTCAGTTTTCGCGGCAGTTAAGAGCGGCCGCCGGCCCCGGCCTTCGATGCCATTGTGGCCGTAGTGCACTTCCACCTCCACCAGCCCCGCCTGCACAAACCAATCCCGGAACGTCTCCAAGGTTTGCGGGTAGTCGTAGCGCGGTGAGAGCATGTCAAAGGTGTCCAAAATGGCCCATTCCAACAGGTGCTCCTCCTTCAACGGATAAACGCCGCGATAGTCCGCAATGAGCAACCGCCAGTTCAGCCAGCGGCCAATCCAGGGAATCTGGTGAATGAGGCGCGCCACCGGCCACATGGCGCGCACGTAGGCATTTACCCAGCGATAAAGCCGCTCCGGGGCCATCCGGCGGGTAAGTGGCCGCACAAAATATTTGGTGCCAAAAAGTTTGCCAAGATGACCGCGCAGGGTGTCCTTGCGTTTGTAAACATCCACCGCCAGCCGGCCGCCGGGTTTGAGGTGCCGCGGCAACGCCAAAAAGGCCTGTGCCGGATTGGGCGTGTGTTGCAACACGCCAAAACAGAACAGTTTGTCAAAAAAATCCCAACGCACCGGCAGGCGATAGATGTCGCCCTGGGCAATGAGCACGTTGGGCAGCCGCCCATTGGAGGCATAACAAGCCTCCACCGCCACACTGTAGTCAATCGCAACCACCATGGCCCCGGTGCGGGCGGCCTGCTCGGTAAAACGGCCGGAGCCGCAGCCCACCTCCAAAATCCGCTCGCCCTGCAAATCCCGCGGCCAGCGGGTTTCCTCGAAAAACCGCTTTTCACTCACCGGCACGCCGGTGTAGCTGTCGTACTGTGTGCGGGCATGTTTCAGCCATTCAAAACCAAAGCCGGCAGCGTAATTTTCCGAGGGCACAAACCGCGGAATGAAGCGCCGGATCGGATACTGAAGCCGGCAAGAGGCACACTCC
The DNA window shown above is from Verrucomicrobiia bacterium and carries:
- a CDS encoding DUF4956 domain-containing protein — encoded protein: MLETFLRGDYAAQPMDLPVMILALCLAFLGGHVIAWTYMATHSGLSYSRTFVNAMIVLPMIVTSVMMVLSNNLVTAFGLMAVFAIVRFRNILRDTLDTTYILAGIVVGMACGTHRFPAAVITCVMVSVVLLYLSLTMFGARHRYDIIVNLHWARSLKELPELKRLLDRHSRVTHCASQRTSEGYEGADLSYRLLLRNPEREQDLLTELKAMEGVSRVTSMKAEDESEI
- the galE gene encoding UDP-glucose 4-epimerase GalE, whose translation is MNVLVTGGAGYIGSVCVEQLLNAGHRVTVFDNLSEGHRGAVDERAALVVGDLVDREAIMELVTRARPEAILHFAANALVGESMANPSKYFRNNVAAGLNLLDAAVAGGVRKFIFSSTCATYGVPERLPMTEDLPQRPVNPYGESKLMFEKILQWYQQIHGLEFAAFRYFNAAGASERFGEHHRIETHLIPNVLKVALGQRDCCEIYGTDYPTPDGTCIRDYIHVIDLAEAHILALQPGKAGFFNLGNGDGYSVRQVIQTCEQVTGRPIRAVEKPRRPGDPPRLVAAAEKARRELGWSPKYPHLEQIVRSAWSWHQRHPHGYAE
- a CDS encoding class I SAM-dependent methyltransferase produces the protein MNSMTPFAQASSRLAMPRRDFLLHAATLTTATSLLGLAPGTAAANAPSSTAQRAQHEKILAQLEAEDESMFLVNRAETAVAHFLAHLRGAREILEIGTAHGYWTYWLALAAQARGGRVTTIEIVPERRARALQHLQALGVSHRVTSLEGDAHTLVTTLKKSYDFIFLNADKSGYLDYWRKLYPSKLKPGGLVLAYNYSARLEPMKDFVEAVQATPKVVTAIFHAVPDDVFFAAVDLR
- a CDS encoding class I SAM-dependent methyltransferase; translation: MRPEHLELLACPECRGDLSLLPGAVVVEGRVESGQLECASCRLQYPIRRFIPRFVPSENYAAGFGFEWLKHARTQYDSYTGVPVSEKRFFEETRWPRDLQGERILEVGCGSGRFTEQAARTGAMVVAIDYSVAVEACYASNGRLPNVLIAQGDIYRLPVRWDFFDKLFCFGVLQHTPNPAQAFLALPRHLKPGGRLAVDVYKRKDTLRGHLGKLFGTKYFVRPLTRRMAPERLYRWVNAYVRAMWPVARLIHQIPWIGRWLNWRLLIADYRGVYPLKEEHLLEWAILDTFDMLSPRYDYPQTLETFRDWFVQAGLVEVEVHYGHNGIEGRGRRPLLTAAKTESPGRER